The stretch of DNA AGATCATCGTTGAGTCCGGCTCCGGCAAGCTGGAGAAAAAGCCTTCCATGGAGGGCAAATTCATGAATATGATCCTGGCTCCGACAGAATAAAGAGGTTCTACAATGCCAAAACTTAAAACATGCAAAACTGCTGCCAAGAGATTTTCCAAATCCGGCACAGGCAAGCTCATGAGAAATACCACCGGTATGAATCACCTGAAGATGGCCAAGAGCAAGTCTGCTCTCCGCAGGCTCTCCCAGAAGGGCGGCGTGGCCAAGGGCTTTGCCAAGGTAGTGAAGAAGCAGGTCCCCGGGCTCGCTTAGTTTGACAGATACATTTGATATTAAGAGGTAGTATATTATGCCACGCGTAAAGCGAGGAACTATGACGCACAAGCGTCACCACAGAATAATCAAGGATGCTTCGGGTTACTGGGGCGCCAAGTCCAGGCTCTTCAAGACGGCTAAGGAAGCCGTGATGAAGTCCGGCAACTATGCTTACAGAGACAGACGCAACAGAAAGAGAGACTTCCGCAGATTGTGGATAGCCAGGATCAATGCGGCCTGCCGGCTCAACGGCATGCAGTACAGCAAGTTCATCTCCGCTATGACCAAGCTGAACATCCAGATAGACAGAAAAATGTTTTCCGAGATCGCCATCGCCGATCCCGACACCTTTGCCGCTCTGGTGAGCAAGGCAAAGGAGATCTACGGATAACGAGACTTATTTTTTTCAGACAGACACACAAGAGCGCAGCCGCGAGGCTGCGCTCTTCTTTTGTTGTCAGTCCTGTCAGGCCATGGCTTTTCTGATGGCGTCGGCTATGTCGTTGACCACCTGGTCCACCTCGTCCTGGTCGGGGCCTTCGGCCATGACTCTGATGAGCTGCTCGGTGCCCGAGGGACGCAGCACTATGCGCCCTCTGCCCTCCAGCTGCTTCTCGCCCTTGGCCAGGGCCGCCGCTATGTCCGGGTTGGTGTCCCAGCCGGTCTTGTCCGGCACCCGCACGTTCACCAGCAGCTGGGGATACTCTTTGATCTCGTCGGAGAGGTCGCAGAGGGGCTGCTGCTCGGTGATGAGGACCTGCATCATCATCAGGGCCGTCAGCATGCCGTCTCCGCTGGGGAGTATCTCGTGAAACATGATGTGCCCGGATTTTTCGCCGCCTACGATGGCGCCGAACTTTTGCATATCCTCGGACACGTATCTGTCGCCCACCTTGGAGCGGTGCAGGGTGATGCCTTCGGTAGAGAGAGCCTTTTCCAGGCCTATGTTGCTCATGACGGTGCCTACCACCATGTCTGCGGGCAGCTGAGAGTGTCTTTTGCGGCTGAGGCCGTAGATGGCCATGATCCTGTCGCCGTCCACTACGCGGCCCTTGCTGTCGGCCATGATGACTCTGTCGGCGTCGCCGTCAAAGGCGCAGCCCGCGTCGGCGCCTACCTCCAGCACCTTTTGGCACATGCCCTCGGGATGCAGGGAGCCGCACTGTACGTTGATATTCACGCCGTCGGGCTCGTTGTTGATGGCGGTGACCTCCGCGCCCAGACTCTCAAACAGTCGGGCGGCATAGCCGGAGGAAGCGCCGTTGGCGCAGTCCAGCACTATCTTTTTGCCCGTGAGGTCCACCGGCACGGAGCTCCTCAGAAACTCCAGGTATCTGTCGCCCAGAGTGTCGTCGCGTATCACCTTGCCCACGTTGGCGCCTTCTACCAGCTCAAAGGTCTTGTAGGCGTCCATGTAGTCTTCGAGGGTGTCCTCCACTTCGTCGGGGAGCTTGCTGCCCTTTTCGGAAAACACCTTGATGCCGTTGTCGGTCATGGGATTGTGAGAGGCCGATATGACTATGCCCGCGTTCACCTTGTCCGTGGAGCCGGTCAGATAGGCCACTCCGGGAGTGGTGATGACGCCGGCGGGTATGACGTCTGCCCCCATGGAGCACAGGCCGGCGGTGAGAGCGCCCTCCAGCAGGTCGCCGGACAAGCGGGTGTCCTTGCCTATGATCACAGTGGGTCTGGAGATACGCTCCGACAGGTATTTGCCCAGAGCCGTGCCGAGCTTAAAGGCGGTCAGGGGCGTCAGCTGCGAATTGGCGATGCCTCTGATGCCGTCAGTTCCGAAGTATCTGCTCAAGATAAAGTCCTCCTGGTGTAATGTCAACTATATTGT from Abditibacteriota bacterium encodes:
- the rpmI gene encoding 50S ribosomal protein L35; this translates as MPKLKTCKTAAKRFSKSGTGKLMRNTTGMNHLKMAKSKSALRRLSQKGGVAKGFAKVVKKQVPGLA
- the rplT gene encoding 50S ribosomal protein L20 produces the protein MPRVKRGTMTHKRHHRIIKDASGYWGAKSRLFKTAKEAVMKSGNYAYRDRRNRKRDFRRLWIARINAACRLNGMQYSKFISAMTKLNIQIDRKMFSEIAIADPDTFAALVSKAKEIYG
- a CDS encoding phosphoglucosamine mutase; translation: MSRYFGTDGIRGIANSQLTPLTAFKLGTALGKYLSERISRPTVIIGKDTRLSGDLLEGALTAGLCSMGADVIPAGVITTPGVAYLTGSTDKVNAGIVISASHNPMTDNGIKVFSEKGSKLPDEVEDTLEDYMDAYKTFELVEGANVGKVIRDDTLGDRYLEFLRSSVPVDLTGKKIVLDCANGASSGYAARLFESLGAEVTAINNEPDGVNINVQCGSLHPEGMCQKVLEVGADAGCAFDGDADRVIMADSKGRVVDGDRIMAIYGLSRKRHSQLPADMVVGTVMSNIGLEKALSTEGITLHRSKVGDRYVSEDMQKFGAIVGGEKSGHIMFHEILPSGDGMLTALMMMQVLITEQQPLCDLSDEIKEYPQLLVNVRVPDKTGWDTNPDIAAALAKGEKQLEGRGRIVLRPSGTEQLIRVMAEGPDQDEVDQVVNDIADAIRKAMA